Proteins from one Chthoniobacterales bacterium genomic window:
- a CDS encoding EamA family transporter has product MKPWITLAIVSMIFAGATSTIAKLGLVGISGELGLAVRTVVVFALVLVFAAATVPPAQVASLTATNWLWLSLSGLTTALSWIFYYKALKDGEVSTIALIDKGSILVAIVLACLILKEQITPRMIVGGLLMLAGIVIIAKK; this is encoded by the coding sequence ATGAAGCCGTGGATCACCCTCGCCATCGTCTCGATGATCTTTGCCGGCGCGACCTCCACGATCGCGAAGCTGGGCCTCGTCGGCATCTCCGGAGAACTCGGTCTCGCGGTGCGCACCGTCGTCGTCTTCGCGCTCGTGCTCGTCTTCGCCGCCGCCACCGTGCCGCCCGCGCAGGTCGCTTCGCTCACCGCAACGAACTGGCTCTGGCTCAGCCTCTCGGGCCTGACCACCGCCCTTTCCTGGATCTTCTACTACAAGGCGCTCAAGGACGGCGAAGTCTCCACCATCGCCCTCATCGACAAGGGCAGCATCCTCGTCGCCATCGTCCTGGCCTGCCTCATCCTCAAGGAACAGATCACGCCGCGTATGATTGTCGGCGGCCTGCTCATGCTTGCCGGCATCGTGATCATCGCGAAGAAGTGA